From a single Nothobranchius furzeri strain GRZ-AD chromosome 7, NfurGRZ-RIMD1, whole genome shotgun sequence genomic region:
- the phldb2b gene encoding pleckstrin homology-like domain family B member 2 isoform X6: MTEVASSLSVMDSEMMFKPESDQMCPGQPKSAPLDLIDTGKGLKVQADTPHLVSLGSGRLSVAITVLPLKEGVTRIGREDARIPQDITVQGPGIEEEHCLIINEGGVVTLDPCGHLCSLDGVQVSVPTPLTQGYSLCLGKSYYFRFNHPAEASRMKSMLPQKSPVSALAYNTDYLKFSSDYSNAVVGGTSSARGMRSASELRDLMDTLQRKKIALENSLRANGNANPSYFSVTQSPPTTPVSTAAKSTSAYQEQARRYYGSDRPPVLLKSPPPLLPGRRSDPSSSLSSRTSVSRSQDNCGLADGQRLQNPGSSPLLSTWNGGGSSSSVGGSESFLLSVPPSSSSRAPSAGGAVSMPSSPRLGRRSFGNQEPTPSSRTRKYSAGSMSSMTGGHSRSLPRLCPSPSPRGDNNGTLPLSMLPPRRSDVTGGYKFMRDSYNNNQNASSELNNSSGKSFLQVSNRTQVQTSALGEGVVHISLSSSKSSCSTSHSISNTAAPPDVTIPSKAGGSSPRVAKKLSLTSTSSLGSISSSNSSPPEAERHQSQGLSSEAGGGELTCDSGLGLGERRASFGKAGLEPGIGFGERRQSFGKAGVTPPGGFRERRGSISSLSGKEELTGYHQRQKEERLREQEVERLERQRLETILSLCSELGRTERDGGGTTLSSTSAVTNLQKINQELEKLQLIDDDDTPSVFSDCSAVNGTSGKGHMTCPGLENDCYDDDELQVQRRRSSGPRDYRTESPAASLRSFAPSPSPRPRRTNEALQDAGSRSVPTEEEVRHVEEERIQALNNIEELEQKIKDLDNQMEESAQEVEVERALVEAEQDSEVAALEREKEGLEALHNKIQHLETKSQQEKEKACELLLAERGRVERLAQIVCEQRSQLDSCPEATKEPLQEQLARDCEVLEAETKRFEDLEFQHLERESRQDEEKELGTQQLLREVADYQRSTLTRKERLLTLKKQVEQITQQAQQEKDSFLKERSNLESMLQREKENLATLEKKYADLTGGRTFSQREDSASLADACHALLYSVFLRNAEGYVTVSEITELYSRQGQDPKPAPAPPPLTKALPESPEDDTPKPEDDELCHSSSPADCHFSSSSSSSSSHANPHPLPKPPSVHWPEIMVTYRDPSPLPDSPPPPLPVKNHHQRHRQVTCVVMCMSLVVSFTLKTN, from the exons ATGACAGAAGTGGCCAGTTCACTTTCAGTTATG GACTCTGAGATGATGTTTAAGCCAGAGTCAGATCAGATGTGTCCAGGTCAGCCCAAG TCTGCACCCCTGGACCTGATCGACACGGGGAAAGGACTGAAGGTCCAGGCTGACACGCCTCATCTGGTCAGCCTGGGTAGTGGGAGGCTGAGTGTTGCTATCACTGTGCTGCCTCTGAAAGAAG gaGTGACGCGTATTGGAAGAGAGGATGCCCGAATTCCCCAGGATATCACAGTCCAGGGGCCTGGCATTGAGGAAGAGCATTGTCTTATCATCAATGAAG GAGGGGTGGTGACCTTGGACCCCTGTGGTCACCTCTGCAGTCTGGATGGAGTCCAAGTCTCGGTGCCAACACCACTAACCCAGg GATATTCCCTTTGTCTGGGTAAGTCCTATTACTTCCGGTTTAACCATCCTGCAGAGGCCAGCAGAATGAAGAGTATGCTTCCACAGAAGAGCCCAGTGTCAGCTTTAGCCTACAACACAG ACTATTTAAAGTTCAGCAGTGACTACAGCAATGCAGTGGTGGGGGGCACCAGTAGTGCTAGGGGCATGCGATCGGCCTCTGAGCTTCGGGATTTGATGGACACTCTGCAACGTAAGAAGATAGCCCTGGAAAACAGCCTGAGAGCCAATGGGAATGCTAACCCCTCCTACTTTAGCGTGACACAG TCTCCTCCCACAACACCTGTTTCAACTGCTGCTAAATCTACGTCAGCCTATCAGGAGCAAGCAAGGCGTTACTATGGGTCTGACCGTCCACCTGTGTTGTTGAAATCTCCTCCCCCGCTTTTGCCTGGACGACGATCCGACCCGTCTTCTTCTCTGTCTTCAAGGACTTCAGTCAGTCGTAGTCAAGATAACTGTGGACTCGCTGACGGGCAACGGTTGCAGAACCCTGGCTCCTCCCCTCTTCTGTCGACGTGGAATGGTGGAGGTTCCTCCTCTTCTGTAGGAGGTAGTGAGAGCTTCCTTCTCTCTGTTCCCCCATCCTCCTCATCCCGCGCTCCATCTGCAGGAGGTGCAGTCAGCATGCCCTCGAGTCCTCGTCTAGGTCGACGTAGCTTTGGGAACCAGGAACCCACACCCAGCAGTCGGACCAGGAAGTACTCTGCAGGGTCAATGAGTAGCATGACAGGAGGTCACAGTCGCTCTCTGCCACGTCTTTGCCCTTCCCCGTCCCCGCGCGGTGACAACAATGGAACGCTGCCTTTGTCGATGCTTCCTCCACGGCGATCCGACGTTACTGGTGGTTACAAATTTATGAGAGACTCTTACAATAATAATCAAAACGCCAGTTCTGAGCTCAACAACAGCTCCGGTAAATCCTTTCTGCAGGTATCCAACAGAACTCAAGTCCAGACCAGTGCTCTGGGAGAAGGAGTTGTGCACATCTCTCTTTCCTCCTCTAAGAGCTCCTGCTCCACCAGCCATTCCATCTCAAACACAGCTGCCCCACCAGATGTGACAATCCCATCTAAGGCAGGAGGCTCTTCTCCTCGAGTTGCCAAAAAGCTTAGCCTGACCTCCACCAGCTCACTGGGCTCCATTAGCTCCTCTAATTCCAGCCCTCCAGAGGCAGAGCGGCATCAAAGCCAAGGGCTCTCCTcagaagcaggaggaggagaacTCACCTGTGACTCTGGGCTGGGACTCGGAGAGAGAAGGGCTTCTTTTGGGaaggcggggcttgaacctgggaTTGGTTTTGGGGAGAGGAGGCAGTCTTTTGGCAAGGCAGGAGTGACACCACCAGGGGGGTTCAGAGAAAGAAGGGGGAGTATCAGCTCACTGAGCGGAAAAGAGGAATTAACAGGTTACCACCAACGGCAAAAAGAGGAGCGACTTCGAGAGCAGGAAGTGGAAAGACTG GAGAGACAGCGGCTCGAGACCATCTTGTCCCTTTGTTCTGAGCTGGGACGGACTGAAAGGGACGGAGGTGGAACGACTCTGAGCTCTACCTCGGCTGTCACAAACCTTCAGAAGATCAACCAGGAGCTGGAGAAGCTCCAGCTGATCGACGACGACGACACGCCGTCCGTTTTCTCAGACTGTTCAGCTGTTAACGGGACATCAGGAAAAGGTCACATGACCTGCCCCGGATTGGAGAATGACTgctatgatgatgatgagctgcaggtACAACGAAGACGAAGCAGTGGACCTAGAGACTACAGAACTGAATCCCCTGCTGCCAGTCTGCGAAGCTTTGCTCCctccccatctccacgtccacggAGGACAAACGAG GCTTTACAGGATGCAGGTTCGCGCTCAGTGCCGACAGAGGAGGAAGTGAGGCACGTGGAGGAGGAGAGGATTCAGGCGCTGAACAACATCGAGGAGCTGGAGCAAAAAATCAAAGACCTGGACAACCAGATGGAGGAGTCTGCCCAAGAG gTAGAGGTAGAGCGAGCTTTGGTCGAGGCTGAACAGGACTCTGAAGTTGCTGCTCTCGAGCGAGAAAAAGAGGGTTTGGAAGCACTTCACAATAAAATACAACACTTGGAAACAAAGTCCCAGCAGGAAAAAGAAAAG GCGTGTGAGTTGCTGCTGGCAGAAAGGGGCAGAGTAGAGAGGTTGGCTCAGATTGTGTGTGAGCAGCGCTCCCAGCTGGACAGCTGCCCTGAAGCCACCAAGGAGCCCCTGCAGGAGCAGCTAGCCAGG GACTGTGAAGTGCTTGAGGCAGAAACGAAGCGTTTTGAAGACCTGGAGTTTCAGCATCTGGAGAGGGAGAGCAGGCAGGACGAGGAAAAGGAGCTGGGAACGCAGCAGCTCCTCCGGGAAGTGGCAGACTACCAACGCAGCACCCTCACTCGCAAG GAGCGGCTGCTCACTCTGAAGAAGCAGGTGGAGCAGATTACCCAGCAGGCCCAGCAAGAAAAGGATAGCTTCTTAAAGGAAAGGAGCAACCTTGAATCCATGCTGCAAAGA GAGAAAGAAAACCTCGCCACACTGGAGAAAAAATATGCCGACCTTACCGGCGGCCGGACTTTTTCCCAGAGGGAG GACTCAGCCTCTTTGGCTGATGCGTGCCATGCCCTCCTTTATTCTGTTTTTCTCAGGAATGCTGAG GGCTATGTCACTGTCAGTGAAATCACTGAGCTTTACTCACGGCAGGGGCAGGACCCCAAACCTGCCCCTGCCCCCCCGCCTCTGACCAAAGCCCTCCCTGAGTCCCCGGAAGACGACACTCCCAAACCAGAGGACGATGAG ctcTGTCACTCTTCTTCACCTGCCGACTGtcacttttcctcctcctcttcttcctcttcctcccatGCAAACCCCCATCCCCTCCCAAAACCACCTTCGGTGCACTGGCCGGAGATCATGGTAACATATCGAGATCCCTCCCCCCTCCCCgattcccccccaccccctcttCCTGTCAAAAACCATCATCAGCGACACAGGCAGGTAACGTGTGTGGTTATGTGTATGTCACTAGTTGTTTCATTTACATTAAAAACAAATTga